tggcagggacaccttccaccagcccagggtgctccaaaccccgtccaacctggccttggacacttccagagatggggcagccacagctgctctgggcaaccagAATGAGATCCCACTGGATTTTAATGTTCAGtacaaatttcatttaaatctgTTGATTgtacagtaaaaaaataaaatcatttgaAATTTTCGAAAATGGGAGAAACTCACTAAACAATAAAAGTGCAAGTGGTAGTACAGGCAAAAAGCCAAATTCTGATATGTCCTGAAACCCTGCAAGCTGACAACACACAAGGTTTTGTATTCACTGTATGACCTCTAAGCAGTTAATTTCAATAGAATTTGGATACTCAGGATGTGGCTGGATCATTAGGCTGGAACCACTTAAGAGGACCAGTTCCTGCTTCTCAAAGTGAAAGACAGTGAATGTATTTGTCACCTCTGAGGAGCAATTCCCTGGGAGGATTGCAAAGATCATTTGCTCAGTGTTTTCTGATTCCTTTCCCATaggcacagggctgtgttcCTGAGAAAGCCAGGCTCAGGTGGATGCAGACACATTGTCCTGCACAGACAGACCCCTTGCAGGGCTTCACAGCCTCTGTTCTCCAGCTTCCATGGACACCAAATTGCTTTTCATTGTGTTCCTCAAGGCAGCTTGTCTGAGACAGCCAATAAACATTCCTGATTTCATTACCTGAGTCCTGATCATTAAGGAGAGTGGCACCCATTAGAGTGTGTCACCAATTAAGGCTGACATTCGTTAGCACTTACACTGTTACACCAAATTATCCACCATGGATCCCTTGGTTACATCTTCAAGGATTAATGAACGTTGGCCAAAGTCCTGTGAGAAACATCTGGGACAATTCATCCGTGAACTTTTCAAGTCTCCAGCGTACAATGGGTTTTCATTGGATGCAGTTATGGCATCTCCACCAGAAAAACATCAATTGAGTGATCACAAGCAGAGATGGTGACGTGGATCATGACAGGGGCACTTGGAGAGTGTTCTGGTGGTCACAGCAAACTGCCATGGCTCTGCCCTTCCACCAAGGACTCTGGAGAAGTCAGAATAACCACGGTCATCACTTTGTGACATCTCACACTGCCATGGCTTTGCCCTTCCACCAAGGACTCTGGAGAAGTCAGAATAACCACAGTCATCACTTTGTGACATCTCACACTGCCATGGCTCTGCCCTTCCACCAAGGACTCTGGAGAAGTCAGAATAACCACGGTCATCACTTTGTGACATCTCACACTGCCATGGCTCTGCCCTTCCACCAAGGACTCTGGAGAAGTCAGAATAATCACAGTCATCATTTTGTGACATCTCACACTGCCATGGCTCTGCCCTTCCACCAGCCATTTCCTTCCACCAAGGACTCTGGAGAAGTCAGAATAACCACAGTCATCACTTTGTGACATCTCCCTGAGGTCTGACTGTGCCAGGATTACCCTATGTCCATGAGAGATCCAacatttctaaagaaaacataaaatgtgTCCATTGCACACTCCAGGCACTCACCCAGGAGGAAATGTTCCCAGCTGTAATGGGGTCAGTGCTAATGTCACAGGGGGAAATTGTACCACCAGCACTCCCTGGTGATATTTTTAGCTGGGATAAGTTGACCTCTGTGAGAGGCCTGAGCggtgcagagaggagcaggaacCCGTTCTGCTGGAGCGATTCGGGCTGCCCAGAGCTTTGTCCCCCCTCAGGGCATCCTCCACAGCATTCTTGGAGCCATCAAAGGTTCCAGCCTTGGCTTCAAagccttctctccctccctccagcttTCCCCgctccctgcctgggagggCCTTTTGCTGTTCCCTCACCTTCAGTGGGAGTTTTGGAGCAGGAGGGTTGTGCCAATTATAGTTTCCCAGGGAGtgattcttttgttttgctttccagccctttccccagGGAGCCaggtgggggaggaagggaatatggcctgctgcagggcatgaaagaaaaagggaagagaaagccTGGAGGCCCAGCTGAGGGGGaagaaggagctgggggagggaacagaaagcaaagcaaatgtgCAAATAGCCTCGTTAGGGTAAGGGGGATCCTCTGGCCTGGGATTTGAAAACTTAATTAAACAAAGACTGTGCTGCATCAAAGGGATCCTCTATCTGTAGGGAGAGGGCTGAGAGATCTGAGGAATTTTTTCCATATGCTGTTCTCTGTTACTCACCAGTAACAGGAGCGTGGGCTCCAGAAGTCTTCCTGCTTCCCTGACGAAAACATCGACTCTTTTTTAATTACCATTATTTTggggttgtgtttttttttttcccttactgcTCTTAGCCCAACAGACCCGAAAtcctgtgagctgctgtgccGTGAGTGGAAAGCCGGGCACCGCCCTGCCCAGAGGAAACGCTCTGACCACACTCAGGgcaaacagagctgctggaggagaagcagcagctgccaaagggCTGTTTGCCCTCCCTGGCCTCCCCCACTCAGAGACAGGAGGAAACGACACCTCACAGCAAACCACGAAGCTTTTGGCACCATCACACCTGCACTCGGTGCTCCAGAGGCATCACCAGCTCTCTGTCCCTGGGGAAGGAGCCAGCAGACCCATGGCTTCCATCGCCATTTCAAGAGGTGAAGTTGAGCTCCAGGTTTCCCCTCCTTTCTGGGTGCTTTTAGCTCTTCTGTGTCACCTCCTTGTCTCTGGGAACAGTCCTGTGCCACCTGGAGAAGTGCCAGCAGTCTCATTTGGGAAGGGGCAAACTGTTCCAGGAGCAGTTTGAAATCGTGGCCCCTGTGCACTGCGTCATTCCAGAGAAAACTGCCATCTTCCAGGGAATTAAAATTAGAGTTGAACAGCAGTGACTCAGGctcactgttttcattttccattttctgtttccaagCCAGATCTACAGAAGCTCCTGGGACTCACAGCTCTGTCTGAACACGGTAGCAAGGGTGAATGTTTTGTCCTCCAAAACCTACCCTGAAGCCAAGCCTGGGGCTGGTTCTCTTTTCTGCCCAAAATTGTCTCCGGATGGAATATTTTATGTATGCAAAACAAATTCAGGTGAAGCTGAGACAAAGCCTCAGGTCCCTTTTTCAGCTTCTGTAACACCCACTGGGCTCTCTGAGCTTATCCCACAGAGGTTCCACAGTGTTGCAGAAGTCTCCTGAAGATCTCACCtgagtaaaaacaaaacaaaacaaaaaaaagggatgTGTCCCAGTGCCATGAGCCCTGTCTCAGTGAAAAGGAACTCTCTGAGACCTGCCCCTGCAAGAGAATGTCACTGTGGTGTCAATGGCTTAGACATGAGACCCCAACAGTGGCAGAAGCCTCACACCTGGAAAGGTGAGGATGAAGGATGAGCAATTAAATGTCATCCAAGTAAAGAAATGTCACACTAATTATTAATCCCCAGGTGCTGAGTCTTGGGGACATGCTGTGCTTGGTTCTGTGCCTTACTTTAGGTCTATGATATATAAATTACAATCTGTTGCTTCCTTCTCTCTTTACATGAAGTCTGAGGTAGAGATAAAAGCTTTCACTGTGTAAAAATACATGTTTGAAAAGTGAGGAAATAAGGGACTCGTACCCTTTAAACAGAAGAGTGTGTGGGAATAAGCTCATGCATTGAAATATATCTAGAAGATCAGGCTTGTGTAAGTctgtttcttcagaaaaaagctttcaccagggctggctgatgggCAGGATGTGAAAATGGGGTGAATCCACAGGAACCTCATGACAGCAGACTCAGATGTGCCCATGTGCAGTCGGTTTCTGACTGAAGATGCATCCCCTCCACCAGTTCCTGTTGTGTTTGAGCACTGACATTTCCCACAAAAGGCTTTCCTGTGGGCAGAACTGTGCTAGTAAATAACTGGTTTTGCTGGTGTCTGGTTTTGCTtgaggagcagctctcagaGATCCTCTTGCTGATAGAAGTGTTCTCCAGTAAATATTATCTGTCTCCTGAGGAatccagagctccaggagcatttggacgATGCTCTCAGTCACAtggtggaattttggggtgtcctgtgaAGGACCAGGAGTAGATTTGTGATGGTTTTTGtgggtgccttccaactcagaatattctgtggtTCAGTGATCCCTTAAATTTGGCTCACAAAGCTGAGGTTTCTTCGAAATCATAACGTTTACAATGTGCTCATTTTCCCCTGAGACTGAAATCTCATAAACCACAACAACAGTTTGACTAGAACACCTTACTGCACAACTAGAACACCTTACTGTGGTCTTGGATCCTGGTCTGGGGGTTTATAAAACATTTAACCAATGGTATTGGACACAGGTGGTAAAAGCAGAGAGTGCAATGCAGCAGGATTTTCCAGACACAGCAGGATTTTCCAAACGCTCACAAACTTGGAAGAAGGAGGGAAGTGATGTAGCACAAAGCTCCCACATATGTGACATGCACAGGGCTCATGTTCAGTTTCTGAAtaacaccaaaaccaaactgaaaacGGATTATGTTTGCATGATGTGATTTTTGTGGGCTGTGATTTATAAAATGTTGTGACAGGCTTAATCCCAGGGAAGAAGTGCTTGAATAGAGCAGGTAACATGTCCTAGGTGACTGCTGAGTGCTCTGTTTGCTTTGCAGCAGGTGAGCTGACTTGTGAATAAATCCTTTGTTCCCAAGTCTGTCACCTGGAATTATCTTCAAACGTCTTGTGTAACTTTGGTATGAAATCAAAAGTTCTGTTAAGATTACAAGGTCGTCCAAGTTGCTATCTAATATTTGTTCcgtttcttttttaaatatccaTTATTGCAAAGCTTAAATCATGTTTGAAATGCACATTATGTGATGTGAGGGGGTCTAGAAATGCTGCAAACCCCCTTGGAGAAGGGAGGTGAGTGCTGGAAATCACCTTCTCAAAGAAGTCACTAAGTGAAATGGCTGAACAGCTCCAACcttcaaattatttcctttgtttgtgTTGCCTCAGGAAATTAGCCATCAGCTAACTTAGATTACAATGGATTAGATTTCCTTAATTAAAGGCAGGTAACTCTCAGATAACTGTATACacaataaaaatactttggaGCATTCATTACCTCAAAATCATTGTTGTATTTCTGTCCCTTGGCCAGTTTTGACCCTTTGAGGATTTTACTGGGAAAAAGCTCTTAAAAATAATGGGGGATTCCACAGAAGATTTTTGAAAATTCAGCTGGTTGCTTTTAATTCCAGTTGGGTTTctggaattaaaaattaaatttctggaCATCCTATCCTCTGCACAGTTCCTGTTTGGAAAGCAGAGTCAACAAGCATTAATTTGTACTCAAAATGCCTTTTTGTGTATTACATGATTAAAAGTATTAGTAATTATACCTGTACGAGATAAATCTGTCATCTCTGGCCCATGGCAAAGAGCTGAAGTCTGGATTAAACCCAGCCTGGTTGTGAGGGGAggtttttgggaggtttttgcAGCAGCAACACTGGGTAGATTTCTTATATTATCTAATAACAGAAATCAGGAAGCCTGTTATCAAAGACAACCCCTTTGGAACAACTGAATTGTTTATTAGAGCTTAAAACCCATGTTGTATGTACAAATGTTGTGTATGAGTGAGAGTTTGGCAAAGCACATCAACAGCACTGCGTATCTGTAGCTGAAACTCCTCCCTTCAAATCCTCTCGTTTTctctagtaaaaaaaaaaaaaaaaaatcagttccgTCCTTTGTGCCTCAGTAAGCAAAGCCCTGACATGAAATTTACCAAAAACTCCGACTTACAGCAGTTTGCTCAACGCACTTATTTAAAACTCAGGGGAAGAAATGAGTCCGAGAGAATTGAAGCGTTCAGAAGTGTAAACCCTACCTAGAGGGACCTCATCGGGCtagagacacaaagaaataaaactttatttttcacGTTAGCCGgtaaaacagcagctctggggctgttaCCGCTCCTAATTCCAGGGCCCGGGCGGGGCCGCCTCAGCGCTCCCGCCATTGCCGCCAAGAGCCCGCCCGCGTTCGCGCGCGCCGTGACGCCACTTGTCAATCAGCGCAACGGCGCCCTCTGATTCGCTGCCGTCTGGCATCACGTGGGAGAGGACTGGCATTATATAAACGCGGGCGGGGTCGTTGCTGGCCGCCATTTTGTCCAGTGAGGAAAAGCGGAGCTGGGGTCTCGCTGAGGGTCGAGTCGGCTGAGTTTAGCGCGGGCTCCCTTCGCGCGCCCTCCCTCTAAGCACCGGTGAGGATCTTCACCCCGGAGGGCGGGGGGGAGGCGGCAGCTGCGGTCTCGGTGCCCGTCAGGGCGGAtggaagcggcggcggcggcaaACAAAGCAGCCGCCATTTTGTAACACCGGGCCTGGGGCGGCGGCTGCCGCGGCCCTGAGCGGAACcgggcggggaggcggcgggtTGCCGGGAGGAGCCCGTTCTCGGCCTGTTCCCCGCGGGATGTGAGGCTAGGCGGGGTGGGGAGTGCCGCGGGGGCGGTGTGGCGGCGGCCCGTCTGCCAGTGGCAGCGCTGGTCCCTCACGGCGCGCCGAGGAGCAGCTCCGGAGCGAGTCCCCGGGCATTGCTCGCGGGGCTCGGCGGGAGATGGCGCTGCCCACCCCGTTCGTGCGCGGATCGCCCTGATCCCAATCCCGATCCGGGAACAATGGAGCCTCCCCCGCGCAGCGCCCTCTGCAGACCCCCCCGCGCTAAGCAGGAAAAGAAGCGCAGGGACCTCCCCCAACAAATCTTAACAGTAAAAGTAACCGAAATTCCTCGAAATAGTGAATTTTAATCACAATGTGGCATAGCAGCTCTCTTGTTGGGTTTTAAGTTTTCTCCCAGCCCGCTCGCCCCTTCCAAACAGTGTCTCCATCACAACGCATCACGGCTGAAGTTTCAGGGGGAAGTAGCCAATAGAGTGACTTCCCTTGGAAGTGAACAAGCACATGAGCTGTGTTAAATATATGtgaacttctttttttcttgtcctaGCAATGCATCGTGACTCTTGTCCGCTGGACTGCAAGGTCTATGTGGGTAACCTTGGAAACAATGGCAACAAAACAGAATTAGAGCGAGCTTTTGGCTACTATGGACCACTGCGCAGTGTATGGGTGGCGAGAAATCCTCCTGGGTTTGCCTTTGTGGAATTTGAAGATCCCCGAGATGCAGCTGATGCAGTAAGAGAGCTAGATGGAAGGTAAAGTGTGCTTGGCTTGGCTGGTCAAAATATGGGATGTTATAGGAGTGATAcagttttaaattatgaaaCTTAAACTGCAGGACTAAAGTCTTGATGCATTTCTTATGCACTGTTTTGTATGGTACTATAAGGGTGTTCTTACAGTGCAGCAATAGaatctcagaatggtttgggctggaaggaacctcaaagctcatccagtcccaccctccCCATGGCAGCGACACCTTGCACCATCCcgggctgctccaagccccatccagcctggcccttggacacttccagggatccaggggcagccacagctgctctgggcaccgaacaattccttcccaatatcgcatctctccctgctctccttcgTGAATAGTATTGTAAtgtttaattttacattttccagttGAATTCCCAAGTTAGGAATTATTTGCATCTCTTTGTGTGTGTTGATTAAATTGCAGGTGGTGTTACTATAAAGAGGTAAAACTGATTGTGGAGACTCTCCTTtgctctttccctgcctgcttTACTGGCACAGCAGTTTTGAGAAGCAGCCAATCCTTTTGTCTGCCaaggaatcccagaatggtttgggctggaagccCATCCGGTTCCAccctctgctgtgtgcagggacaccttccactggatagcctgggctgctccaagcctgcccttggacacttgcagggaagggaagtgCTGGAGCTGACTCTGGGCACTGTGCTTTGACAACAgaacatttttcccttttgcattGTTCTTCCACTTTCTGGATCGTGTGTGCTCTATTCCACGCTGCCttctccctggcagtgctgagcagagttcccctctctccccagaACGCTGTGTGGGTGTCGTGTCCGGGTGGAGCTCTCCAACGGGGAGAAGCGGAGTCGGAACCGCGGCCCCCCTCCGTCGTGGGGCCGGCGCCCTCGGGATGACTATCGCAGGAGGAGTCCCCCTCCTCGGCGCAGGtacctgggcacagcacacTCCTAGAGCCCTTGGCACAGTTACCACCTAGCATCCTAGGAGCAGGCTTGTTAAAGGCATGTTGATGGATGGCATTCATCTATCTGATCATGATTTGGAAATGACagatgctaaaaaaaaaaaaaaccccaaaccaacccccCACAAAATCGAGGTGAACTTGAGTTGTGTTGAATGTTGTTGGCTTTTGTCCGTAGGTGACTGTGCAGTTGGTAGTCAGTGCCCTCTGTCCTGGGCTTATCCTCCTTCCTCTTAAAACCTGCTCATCTTCTAGTCACACTTTGCCTTTCTTCCCCATACTTCAACTTAGGCTGTTCCTTTCCTTTACTCCATATTGGCAAAACATGACATACAGCAGTATAGCATTTCCATACCAATGGGTTTTTCCACTTTGTTTGCAGAACTAAAATACTTCCCAAGCAGGCAGCTGTTTAATAATAGATTGAGTAACAGTTGCTCTAAACATCTGGAATCTTGACACTTTAGTGTTAGCGTGGAAATAAAGCATCATGTGACAATCCTGTCACTTGAGGTTTGCAAACCCAGCTCTAGCATATAGCAGGATTTTTGGGCACTGGCACGTTCTTGGACCCAGACTAGTTTGTCTGGCAGTTTAAGTGTGCACCGTGGTTTTTACAGGACTGAATTTACCTGTGGCAGGTGAGTGAAGTCCTC
The genomic region above belongs to Molothrus ater isolate BHLD 08-10-18 breed brown headed cowbird chromosome 25, BPBGC_Mater_1.1, whole genome shotgun sequence and contains:
- the SRSF3 gene encoding serine/arginine-rich splicing factor 3 encodes the protein MHRDSCPLDCKVYVGNLGNNGNKTELERAFGYYGPLRSVWVARNPPGFAFVEFEDPRDAADAVRELDGRTLCGCRVRVELSNGEKRSRNRGPPPSWGRRPRDDYRRRSPPPRRRSPRRRSFSRSRSRSLSRDRRRERSLSRERNHKPSRSFSRSRSRSRSNERK